Proteins encoded in a region of the Ruegeria sp. AD91A genome:
- a CDS encoding ABC transporter permease, with translation MTAQANLPMKRPLLRRVLQAFVDIRELTLIVLIAAIIIVMSNVNPYFLSFSNFRAVAVGMAPTAIIVIGMAILLASGGFDLSVGSVMALSSTVVAMLLLTGMPIPLAVVCGLVLGGIVGVVNGLLVTGLGINPLIATLGTMSIARGIALVLTEGFSVSSLPASFAWIGKADIGGFPVIVLFTILLVVLFDLAVRHTRFFRQVYFIGANEKAAMLSGIHVTRVRIILYALTGILAALAGVLLASRLMSGTPTAGNGIELQVLAAAVIGGASLRGGEGTILGAFLGVVFVALINNTMTMLAVSIYWQMIVIGGVLVTAVALDMLIRSKRG, from the coding sequence ATGACCGCTCAAGCCAACTTGCCCATGAAGCGTCCGCTGCTGCGCCGTGTTCTACAAGCTTTTGTCGATATTCGTGAACTGACGCTGATCGTTCTGATCGCCGCCATCATCATCGTGATGTCCAACGTTAATCCCTATTTCCTCAGCTTCTCGAACTTTCGAGCCGTGGCCGTGGGCATGGCCCCCACCGCGATCATCGTGATCGGTATGGCGATCCTACTTGCATCCGGCGGGTTCGATCTTTCCGTTGGATCGGTTATGGCTTTGTCTTCTACCGTCGTAGCCATGCTGCTTTTGACTGGCATGCCAATTCCGCTCGCTGTGGTATGCGGATTAGTGTTGGGTGGAATTGTCGGGGTAGTGAACGGTTTGCTCGTGACCGGCCTCGGGATCAATCCGCTTATCGCGACCCTCGGCACGATGTCGATCGCGCGAGGCATCGCTCTTGTCCTGACCGAAGGTTTTTCTGTCTCAAGCCTGCCGGCATCATTTGCCTGGATCGGCAAAGCTGACATAGGCGGCTTTCCGGTAATCGTCTTGTTCACCATTCTGCTCGTCGTTCTGTTTGACCTGGCCGTCCGCCATACGCGCTTTTTCCGTCAGGTCTATTTCATCGGCGCCAATGAAAAGGCCGCGATGTTGTCAGGCATCCATGTCACACGCGTACGTATCATTCTGTACGCACTGACCGGTATTCTGGCTGCTTTGGCGGGTGTATTGCTGGCCTCCCGCCTGATGAGCGGCACGCCCACGGCAGGAAACGGTATCGAACTTCAGGTTCTGGCAGCGGCTGTCATCGGTGGCGCATCTCTACGCGGCGGCGAAGGTACTATTCTTGGTGCTTTCCTCGGCGTCGTTTTCGTTGCGTTGATCAACAACACTATGACGATGCTGGCTGTATCGATCTACTGGCAGATGATCGTCATCGGTGGTGTACTCGTTACAGCGGTCGCCTTGGACATGCTGATCCGAAGCAAACGGGGCTAA
- a CDS encoding sugar ABC transporter ATP-binding protein codes for MKPDSPGLQPLIQLDRVGKSFGTNIVLDGVDFELRPGEVHALCGENGAGKSTCLDLFYGLHQPSAGRILCDGKEQRVESPSHAQSLGIGCVFQELSLAGALSVAENIYAGRVPTRFGVVDWPELRRRAEALLAEFGLDIDVSTPVENLPISSRQIVEIAKALSLNSRVLLLDEPTSALAPDEVDALFEVLKSLTKKGIGIVYVSHHMAEIFQISDRITVLRDGRHISTLPVSETSQEQVVAEMIGGAHPGDVTRSGKVNGEEVLHVQELTHPNEFEDISFSIKAGEIVGMAGLMGARRSEIVRSIVGLMHGATGEIRLHGKPVNFASLRQAMRAGVGFVPEERKTEGLFLEQSLSDNLIAASLSDHASAGFMRSGSIKAASQTAIDAFSVKTSGINELVGDLSGGNQQKIMLAKWLKRAPALLIIEEPTKGVDVGAKFQIHTELLRRAAEGMAILVVSSDFPELVSLSTRILVVHDGRLMGDIAAAEATETTLLQMAAGNSIPIVDAPQTNQSGVAT; via the coding sequence ATGAAACCTGACTCACCGGGGCTACAGCCACTGATCCAGCTGGATCGGGTTGGCAAAAGCTTCGGCACGAACATTGTTTTGGATGGCGTCGACTTTGAATTGAGACCCGGCGAAGTTCACGCGCTATGCGGGGAAAACGGCGCCGGAAAATCCACCTGTCTCGACCTGTTTTATGGACTTCACCAACCTTCTGCTGGGCGTATCCTGTGCGACGGCAAGGAACAGCGGGTCGAAAGCCCGTCGCATGCGCAATCCCTGGGCATCGGCTGTGTTTTCCAAGAGCTCAGCCTCGCTGGCGCGCTCTCTGTTGCAGAAAACATCTACGCGGGCCGCGTACCCACCCGGTTCGGCGTTGTTGACTGGCCCGAACTGCGCCGCCGAGCGGAGGCGTTGCTGGCGGAATTCGGTCTGGATATCGACGTCTCAACACCCGTGGAAAACTTGCCGATCAGCTCCCGCCAGATTGTTGAAATCGCCAAGGCTCTGTCGTTGAATTCCCGCGTCCTTTTGCTGGATGAACCGACATCGGCATTGGCACCCGACGAAGTAGACGCACTATTCGAAGTCCTAAAGTCCCTGACAAAGAAAGGGATTGGCATCGTCTATGTCAGCCACCATATGGCCGAGATTTTCCAGATCTCGGATCGCATTACCGTTTTGCGAGATGGGCGCCACATCAGCACTTTACCGGTTTCGGAAACTTCTCAGGAACAAGTCGTCGCCGAGATGATCGGCGGCGCTCACCCCGGTGATGTCACGCGGTCAGGTAAGGTTAACGGCGAAGAGGTTTTGCATGTCCAAGAATTAACCCATCCAAATGAATTCGAAGACATTTCTTTCTCCATTAAAGCCGGAGAGATTGTAGGGATGGCAGGGTTGATGGGCGCTCGCCGCAGCGAGATTGTTCGATCGATTGTCGGGTTGATGCATGGCGCGACCGGGGAGATCAGACTGCACGGCAAGCCTGTTAACTTTGCGTCCTTGCGGCAGGCGATGCGTGCTGGGGTCGGGTTTGTTCCCGAGGAACGCAAGACTGAAGGCCTCTTTCTGGAACAATCACTCAGCGACAACCTGATCGCGGCCAGTCTTTCCGATCATGCGTCTGCTGGGTTCATGCGTTCGGGCTCGATCAAAGCAGCCAGCCAAACAGCCATTGACGCATTCAGTGTCAAAACCAGCGGGATTAACGAACTTGTTGGTGATCTCTCAGGGGGCAATCAGCAAAAGATTATGTTGGCCAAGTGGCTCAAACGCGCGCCAGCTCTTCTGATCATTGAGGAGCCCACAAAAGGGGTCGATGTCGGAGCCAAATTCCAAATCCACACGGAACTTTTGCGTCGAGCAGCCGAGGGAATGGCCATCCTCGTCGTGTCATCCGATTTTCCCGAACTGGTCTCTCTCTCGACCCGCATCCTTGTCGTCCACGACGGTCGCCTCATGGGAGACATCGCAGCCGCTGAGGCAACCGAAACCACGCTTCTTCAAATGGCCGCTGGAAATTCCATTCCAATTGTGGACGCACCCCAAACCAATCAATCAGGAGTCGCGACGTGA
- a CDS encoding GntR family transcriptional regulator, with the protein MALERPKSLRELALEHLRNSIIDGSLKMGQVLSERKISEELGVSKSPVREALAQLRDEGLVSIEPQKGARVFSLSEPEVTQICDFRQAIETAAFELALLRNPEGLASDMQRVVKDMEKERRRGNEKGYLSLDTKFHQLIFEHAGNDYLTASYTRYIGKIAALRTHLAKLPQHTELSFDEHSKIAIAVREGDMAKIKSLLTAHIDRTRQAYKSAAIVLEGATAS; encoded by the coding sequence ATGGCGCTTGAGAGACCCAAGTCTTTGCGTGAACTCGCACTGGAACATTTGCGGAATAGTATTATCGATGGCTCCCTGAAAATGGGTCAGGTTTTGTCGGAGCGAAAAATCTCCGAAGAGCTGGGCGTATCAAAATCGCCAGTACGCGAAGCACTCGCTCAATTACGTGACGAAGGGTTGGTCAGTATCGAGCCTCAAAAAGGCGCACGCGTTTTTTCGCTGTCTGAGCCGGAAGTGACTCAGATCTGCGATTTCAGACAGGCTATCGAAACTGCCGCCTTTGAACTTGCGTTGTTGCGGAACCCGGAAGGTCTTGCCAGCGACATGCAGCGTGTCGTGAAGGACATGGAGAAGGAACGCAGGCGAGGTAATGAAAAGGGCTACCTTTCACTGGATACCAAATTTCATCAGTTGATTTTTGAACATGCCGGTAACGATTATCTGACGGCCAGCTATACACGCTACATCGGTAAGATTGCCGCATTGCGAACCCATTTGGCGAAGCTGCCACAGCATACTGAGCTCTCCTTCGACGAGCATTCGAAAATCGCTATTGCCGTTCGCGAAGGTGACATGGCCAAAATCAAATCTCTTCTCACAGCGCATATTGACCGCACCAGACAAGCCTACAAAAGCGCCGCCATCGTCCTCGAAGGAGCGACCGCATCCTAG
- a CDS encoding SMP-30/gluconolactonase/LRE family protein has translation MRAELVVDCKNQHGEGIFWNPADGLVWWTDIEGCALWSFDPATSDTASHEMPERVCCFAPRASGGLIVAYADRVVLFDSPNSEQTLVARFEPNNPETRLNDGRTDRQGRLIVGGMNEVSGNADSSVICVDEDLSVRTIIEGVSCANSTCFTSDGETMFFADTPDREIVAFDYDTRSGTVSNPRQHASFNDEPGLPDGSCVDAEGGVWNAEWEGHRIVRVAPDGTIDRVIEVPVWKPTCCAFGGPDLDTLFITTSRLMSDEATLTKEPESGGLFAVKPGVRGVIDAPFKG, from the coding sequence GTGCGCGCAGAGTTGGTCGTCGATTGTAAGAACCAGCACGGGGAAGGGATTTTCTGGAATCCCGCCGATGGTCTTGTCTGGTGGACCGATATTGAAGGCTGTGCGCTTTGGTCATTTGATCCTGCAACGTCAGACACCGCCTCTCATGAGATGCCGGAGCGCGTGTGTTGCTTCGCGCCGCGCGCGTCTGGCGGTCTGATTGTTGCTTATGCGGATCGAGTTGTCTTGTTCGATTCGCCGAATAGCGAGCAAACCCTCGTAGCACGATTCGAGCCGAACAACCCAGAAACACGGCTGAACGACGGGCGAACCGATCGCCAGGGGCGATTGATTGTCGGAGGCATGAATGAAGTTTCTGGTAACGCCGACTCGTCGGTCATCTGCGTGGATGAGGATTTGAGTGTACGGACGATTATCGAAGGAGTGTCTTGCGCCAATTCGACTTGCTTTACGTCCGACGGTGAGACGATGTTCTTCGCCGATACCCCGGATCGGGAAATCGTCGCATTTGATTACGACACCCGCAGTGGAACCGTTTCGAACCCTCGGCAGCACGCTTCTTTTAATGATGAACCTGGCTTGCCTGATGGGTCCTGTGTTGATGCCGAAGGGGGTGTCTGGAACGCCGAATGGGAAGGCCATCGCATTGTTCGAGTCGCACCTGACGGCACGATAGATCGCGTGATCGAGGTGCCTGTCTGGAAGCCCACCTGTTGCGCTTTTGGTGGCCCTGATCTCGACACGCTGTTCATCACGACCTCAAGGCTGATGAGTGACGAAGCAACTTTAACAAAAGAACCGGAATCCGGCGGCCTCTTTGCTGTGAAACCCGGCGTTCGTGGCGTGATCGACGCGCCATTCAAAGGATAA
- a CDS encoding sugar ABC transporter substrate-binding protein, translated as MLKTLMTTTLAAGFATLATVALAENYPAPVPLEDGAQAPIDAIEPKNETFRIAYMPPATEFNYYIAIGEGIKAVAAEAGVEVFMLAPQSGADINGQMGMIQDVLTQDVDAIIFGTHDEFAAAPLLKQAVDKGMAVLMINSDIPNFPTPIHGVVGYSQRNGTHAIADWAIETYGDKPLKVGIIEGQPGYHSTERVGGFLDGIEGNENFDVVVSIDGKWNVEGGNTAGMDILQSNPDLDMIFAANDYMIIGASFAAKALGRNDIVLLGNDGDTSGLEEIAAGNITATVNTSPFLMGKAAMHATIDALNGSYPGGWIETPTSIEDKDGAINVLQEPEKLFPQPSKEY; from the coding sequence ATGTTGAAAACGCTAATGACCACTACGCTTGCCGCAGGGTTCGCCACGCTGGCAACGGTCGCTCTGGCGGAAAATTATCCAGCGCCGGTTCCACTTGAGGACGGGGCACAAGCGCCGATTGATGCGATAGAACCCAAGAACGAAACGTTCCGGATCGCGTATATGCCGCCGGCGACCGAGTTCAACTACTACATCGCCATCGGTGAAGGCATCAAAGCGGTTGCTGCTGAGGCCGGGGTCGAAGTGTTCATGCTTGCGCCCCAGTCCGGTGCGGACATCAACGGCCAAATGGGCATGATCCAGGATGTGCTGACGCAGGACGTGGATGCGATAATCTTTGGAACACACGATGAATTTGCTGCGGCACCACTGCTGAAGCAGGCCGTCGACAAGGGCATGGCAGTTCTGATGATCAACTCGGACATTCCGAACTTCCCGACACCCATTCATGGCGTTGTCGGGTACTCTCAGCGCAACGGCACGCATGCTATCGCTGACTGGGCCATTGAGACTTATGGCGATAAACCGTTGAAGGTCGGCATTATCGAAGGGCAGCCTGGCTATCACTCAACCGAGCGTGTGGGTGGCTTCCTCGATGGTATCGAGGGCAACGAAAACTTCGACGTTGTGGTGTCTATCGACGGTAAATGGAACGTTGAGGGCGGCAACACTGCTGGTATGGACATCCTGCAGTCGAACCCCGATCTCGACATGATCTTCGCGGCGAACGACTACATGATCATCGGGGCGTCCTTTGCTGCGAAGGCACTTGGCCGCAATGACATCGTTCTTTTGGGTAACGATGGCGACACGTCCGGCCTTGAAGAAATTGCGGCTGGCAACATCACGGCAACCGTCAACACCTCACCGTTTTTGATGGGTAAGGCGGCTATGCACGCAACCATTGATGCGCTCAACGGGTCCTATCCCGGCGGCTGGATCGAAACGCCCACATCAATTGAAGACAAAGACGGTGCGATCAACGTGCTGCAAGAGCCAGAAAAGCTCTTCCCGCAGCCGTCCAAAGAGTACTGA
- a CDS encoding sugar ABC transporter ATP-binding protein, giving the protein MTPATPLWEFVDITKAYPGVLANDKVSIRLMPGSIHGLLGENGCGKSTMIKTLSGVQQPDSGQILHNGKPVTISDPQAARELGVATVFQEFSIVPTLSVGENIFLGNMPRSRFGVIDWAKVHNEAARVLAEMDVDVSPETITGSLSVGEQQLVEIAKAVAMDARMIILDEPTAALGEDEIERLHQLLRNMRERGTAILYVSHRLDEVERIVDEVTILRNGCVVRASGETKINVSEIVSAMVGEDIGEHYPKEQNATKDVVLEAAGLGTNSGVKDVSFSLHRGEVLGLGGVLGSGRTEIARALFGTDELTAGQISLNGKPVRFRREIDAIRAGLALVPENRKFDGLFFNFRASGNVTAASLGGLSRFGVLNLKAEEQATHDLIRDLEISTQAEEKTVNFLSGGNQQKIVIARWLFSASDILILDEPTQGIDIGAKIAVYKLINRLTRAGKSIILISSDHDELLAMSDRIAVVQHGTIVRTVDASDLTHDDLVRASADTPQSKPKEAFA; this is encoded by the coding sequence ATGACACCCGCAACGCCACTTTGGGAGTTTGTCGATATCACCAAGGCCTATCCTGGGGTACTGGCGAATGACAAGGTCAGTATCCGGCTTATGCCCGGTTCCATTCATGGGCTGCTGGGTGAAAACGGCTGTGGCAAGTCGACTATGATCAAGACACTGTCCGGCGTGCAGCAACCCGATAGCGGTCAAATCCTGCACAATGGCAAGCCGGTCACGATCAGCGACCCGCAGGCGGCACGTGAACTGGGCGTCGCAACAGTTTTTCAGGAATTCTCTATCGTGCCCACCTTGTCGGTTGGCGAAAACATCTTCCTTGGCAATATGCCTCGGTCCCGCTTTGGCGTGATCGACTGGGCCAAGGTCCACAACGAAGCCGCGCGCGTTTTGGCGGAAATGGATGTCGATGTTTCTCCCGAAACGATCACCGGCTCGCTATCGGTAGGCGAGCAACAACTGGTCGAGATCGCGAAAGCCGTCGCGATGGACGCCCGCATGATCATCCTGGATGAGCCAACGGCGGCATTGGGTGAAGATGAAATTGAACGCCTGCACCAGTTACTGCGCAATATGCGTGAACGCGGAACCGCTATTCTCTATGTGTCGCACAGGCTGGATGAGGTTGAACGGATCGTTGATGAAGTGACGATCCTGCGCAACGGCTGTGTTGTGCGTGCAAGTGGCGAGACCAAGATCAACGTCTCTGAAATTGTCAGCGCAATGGTCGGTGAGGACATTGGTGAGCACTATCCCAAGGAGCAGAACGCGACCAAGGATGTTGTGCTGGAAGCGGCAGGTCTGGGCACCAATTCGGGCGTGAAAGATGTATCGTTCTCGTTGCACCGGGGTGAAGTTCTGGGCTTGGGTGGTGTATTGGGCAGTGGCCGCACAGAGATTGCCCGCGCCCTATTCGGGACAGATGAGCTAACCGCCGGGCAGATATCACTGAACGGCAAACCGGTTCGCTTTCGCCGGGAAATTGATGCGATCCGTGCGGGTTTGGCTCTTGTTCCAGAGAACCGAAAGTTTGACGGGTTGTTCTTCAATTTCCGCGCAAGCGGGAACGTAACCGCAGCCTCCCTCGGCGGGCTTAGTCGGTTCGGCGTGTTGAATCTCAAGGCGGAAGAGCAAGCCACCCATGACCTGATCCGCGATTTGGAAATCTCGACCCAAGCTGAGGAAAAGACGGTCAACTTCTTGTCTGGTGGTAATCAGCAGAAGATCGTGATTGCACGTTGGCTGTTCTCAGCTTCTGACATCCTGATCCTTGATGAACCGACACAAGGGATCGATATCGGCGCTAAGATCGCTGTTTACAAGCTGATTAACAGGCTCACGCGGGCGGGAAAATCGATCATTCTGATCAGTTCAGACCATGATGAGTTGCTTGCGATGAGCGATCGAATTGCCGTCGTGCAGCACGGAACGATAGTGCGCACGGTCGATGCATCCGACCTTACTCATGACGACCTTGTGCGCGCATCCGCCGACACTCCTCAATCCAAGCCTAAGGAGGCTTTCGCATGA
- a CDS encoding ABC transporter permease: MKRIFDTQLIGPFAAMVIVALIVALTTERFLNPGNLSNLSLQVSIVALIAIGSTIVIFAAGIDLSSGSMVALLTMILAQMLKFVGIPLVLALPLILLMGGLLGLFIGLITAYGRIPSFITTLAALIAFRGLALTFNNGSPIFSLDPALEPIFYGKLFGVPMPFFYLVFFYVLAAFTMNFTKLGREIYAVGGNPAAAVLTGINVRKVQTTTFVIAGFMTAVGAILMSARLNSGSPNYGQTLELQAIAAAVVGGASLAGGRGNILATLMGAMTIVIVQNGLNLNAAPSSVQNIVLGLIILLAVGIDMWRAEISGLMGRMFGRPSSQQSSNVKKEA; this comes from the coding sequence ATGAAGCGGATCTTTGACACCCAGTTGATCGGACCATTTGCAGCAATGGTGATCGTCGCATTGATCGTGGCACTTACGACGGAACGCTTCCTGAACCCGGGTAACCTTTCAAACCTGTCCCTACAGGTAAGCATCGTGGCCTTGATCGCAATCGGGTCTACTATCGTGATCTTCGCTGCGGGCATCGATCTGAGTTCCGGGTCTATGGTGGCGTTGCTGACCATGATCCTTGCGCAGATGTTGAAATTTGTTGGCATTCCATTGGTACTGGCATTGCCACTCATTCTTCTCATGGGCGGATTGCTTGGTCTGTTCATTGGGCTGATAACAGCCTACGGGCGTATCCCGTCTTTCATCACAACATTGGCAGCGTTGATTGCCTTCAGGGGCCTTGCGCTGACCTTCAACAATGGATCGCCGATCTTTTCGCTGGATCCGGCGCTGGAGCCAATATTTTACGGCAAGCTGTTCGGCGTTCCGATGCCTTTCTTCTACCTCGTGTTCTTCTACGTCCTTGCCGCGTTCACTATGAACTTCACGAAACTCGGCCGTGAGATCTATGCCGTGGGTGGCAACCCAGCCGCTGCCGTTCTGACGGGCATCAACGTACGTAAAGTTCAGACGACGACATTTGTCATCGCAGGTTTCATGACTGCGGTTGGTGCGATCCTGATGTCAGCGCGCCTCAACTCTGGTTCACCCAACTATGGCCAGACGCTGGAACTGCAGGCCATTGCCGCTGCTGTAGTTGGCGGAGCCAGCCTTGCAGGCGGCCGCGGCAACATCCTCGCCACGCTGATGGGGGCGATGACAATCGTTATCGTCCAGAATGGTTTGAACCTGAACGCTGCGCCATCTTCGGTTCAGAACATCGTGCTGGGCCTGATCATTCTGTTGGCCGTCGGCATAGACATGTGGCGCGCGGAAATTTCGGGCTTGATGGGTCGAATGTTCGGTCGCCCTTCATCGCAGCAGTCATCTAACGTTAAGAAGGAGGCCTGA
- a CDS encoding SDR family NAD(P)-dependent oxidoreductase encodes MDLGLKNKLVLVTGSGSGIGKATARVYLEEGARVIVHGLTEAEVSDCVDDLSSLGDVEGIAADLTKTPDAETLADFARARGAVDVLVNNVGIFSVKPFEDLTDDDWMHYFNINVLSAVRMSRIFLPDMLGRDKGSIINMASEAAVKPLPQMVHYSVTKTAMLGLTRGMAELTKGTKVRVNSILPGPTWTEGVEAYFDGLADQKGEPLDAIVDNYFKSDEPTSLIQRFVQPDEVARMIVTISASTASNGSAHRIEGGIVRNIL; translated from the coding sequence ATGGATCTGGGGCTCAAAAATAAGCTGGTTCTGGTGACTGGCTCAGGTTCCGGCATCGGCAAAGCCACTGCCCGGGTCTACCTGGAAGAGGGCGCGCGGGTCATCGTGCATGGCCTGACCGAGGCGGAAGTGTCCGACTGCGTCGACGACCTATCATCTTTGGGCGACGTTGAGGGCATTGCGGCCGACCTAACCAAGACCCCAGATGCAGAAACACTAGCGGATTTTGCGCGAGCTCGCGGTGCCGTAGACGTTCTGGTGAATAATGTCGGCATCTTTTCGGTTAAGCCGTTTGAGGATCTCACGGATGACGACTGGATGCATTACTTCAACATCAATGTCCTGTCCGCCGTTCGGATGAGCCGAATTTTCCTGCCTGACATGCTTGGCCGGGATAAGGGATCTATCATCAACATGGCCAGCGAAGCGGCAGTGAAACCACTACCTCAGATGGTGCACTATTCTGTCACTAAAACTGCCATGTTAGGTCTAACACGCGGCATGGCAGAATTGACAAAGGGGACAAAAGTCCGGGTTAACTCGATCCTGCCTGGTCCAACCTGGACCGAAGGTGTCGAAGCCTATTTTGACGGCCTCGCCGATCAAAAGGGTGAGCCGCTCGACGCGATCGTAGACAATTACTTCAAATCAGATGAGCCCACATCGCTCATACAACGCTTTGTCCAACCAGACGAAGTCGCCCGCATGATCGTCACGATCTCTGCAAGCACAGCCTCCAATGGTTCTGCGCATCGGATCGAAGGCGGCATCGTTCGCAATATTCTTTAA
- a CDS encoding lactoylglutathione lyase family protein has translation MAALTFSHIGITVPDLEKAVEFYSKAFGLYVLMEPTEILHDESAIGQMCDDVFGEGWGSFRIAHLSMGDGVGIELFEFPKTVEEERPFEYWRRGLFHFCVQDEDLEGRIKVIEDLGGRQRMSQVRKYYPGEKPYRMVYMEDPFGNIFELYSHSYELTYSAGAYD, from the coding sequence ATGGCCGCTCTTACTTTCTCTCACATTGGCATCACAGTTCCCGACCTGGAAAAAGCCGTGGAGTTTTATTCCAAAGCATTCGGCCTGTACGTGCTGATGGAACCAACTGAAATCCTGCATGACGAAAGCGCCATCGGTCAGATGTGCGACGATGTGTTTGGGGAAGGTTGGGGAAGCTTCCGTATCGCGCACTTGTCAATGGGCGACGGTGTTGGCATCGAATTGTTTGAGTTCCCGAAGACCGTCGAAGAAGAACGCCCGTTTGAATATTGGCGGCGTGGCTTGTTTCATTTCTGCGTACAGGACGAGGATCTGGAAGGTCGCATCAAGGTTATCGAAGACCTGGGCGGACGCCAGCGCATGAGCCAAGTGCGCAAGTATTACCCAGGTGAAAAGCCTTATCGCATGGTCTATATGGAAGACCCGTTTGGCAACATCTTCGAGCTCTACAGCCACTCGTACGAATTGACCTATTCGGCGGGTGCTTATGACTGA
- a CDS encoding C-terminal binding protein, with protein MTDRVDFPPRTDKPKVVITDYDFGDVAVETEILEAAGAEVIALQAKRQEDLFDLAPHCAAMMNQYARIGKETITRMRNCEVIARYGVGVDIVDVGTATEQGILVTNVQNYCTEEVADHAIALWLTLARKLPDYDRATHAGVWQWQSGQPVYRLRGRTMGVVSLGKIGQAIVARAQSFGVTVIAYDPYLPREVAAKIGVELVSKPELLARSDYILMQAPMTPNTHHFLSDAEFSVMKPGAILVNTGRGPTVDNKALFRALTEGHLAAAGLDDPEEEPAKRANWTPDDNPLFTLPNVLVTPHAAYYSEESIHAARVTAATQVAKVLTGQNPDYTVNADALAVSTA; from the coding sequence ATGACTGATCGCGTCGACTTTCCCCCCAGAACGGACAAACCCAAGGTTGTGATAACCGATTACGACTTTGGTGATGTTGCCGTTGAGACGGAAATCCTGGAAGCCGCAGGAGCCGAGGTGATCGCGCTTCAGGCCAAGCGCCAGGAAGACCTGTTTGATCTCGCGCCGCATTGCGCAGCGATGATGAACCAATATGCCCGGATCGGGAAGGAAACGATTACGCGGATGCGGAACTGCGAGGTCATCGCGCGTTATGGCGTAGGCGTAGATATCGTGGATGTCGGCACAGCAACGGAACAAGGCATCCTCGTTACCAACGTGCAAAACTATTGCACCGAGGAAGTTGCCGATCACGCGATTGCCCTTTGGCTGACCTTGGCGCGCAAGTTGCCCGACTATGATCGGGCCACTCATGCAGGGGTCTGGCAGTGGCAAAGCGGGCAGCCGGTCTATCGGTTGCGTGGGCGGACGATGGGTGTCGTCTCGCTGGGAAAAATAGGGCAAGCCATCGTAGCGCGGGCGCAATCTTTCGGAGTTACGGTCATCGCCTACGATCCGTATTTGCCAAGAGAAGTCGCGGCAAAGATTGGGGTCGAGCTGGTGAGCAAGCCTGAATTGCTGGCAAGGTCCGACTATATCCTGATGCAGGCGCCGATGACTCCGAACACGCATCACTTTTTGTCGGATGCCGAATTCTCGGTCATGAAACCCGGTGCGATACTCGTGAACACTGGACGCGGACCAACGGTCGACAACAAAGCCCTGTTCCGGGCGCTGACCGAAGGCCATCTGGCTGCTGCAGGGCTCGACGACCCCGAAGAAGAGCCAGCCAAGCGCGCCAACTGGACGCCTGATGACAACCCGTTGTTCACACTGCCCAACGTCCTCGTAACACCACATGCCGCCTACTATTCCGAGGAATCAATACACGCAGCGCGGGTTACCGCGGCTACGCAAGTGGCCAAGGTCCTGACAGGACAAAATCCCGACTACACAGTCAATGCCGACGCATTGGCCGTATCTACCGCATAA
- a CDS encoding RraA family protein, which translates to MPDVSTDLRVFNDFERNPELLKKFDKVLEAYSAAAIFADVQYRTGVMDSAIKPAFRAKVTGQAVTVQLSKGDLVDPLRALEMGQPGDVIVVDAGGDRQTSVCGGLMGGLAKNRGIRGMIVDGTGRDTDELEDINWPIWTRAITPRGTHTMFSERKEELSINVPIACGGVVVNPGDFIVADLMGVVVVPQEIAEETVRLAQEQADREEETRKWVAQGKTVEDLLNEFGRI; encoded by the coding sequence ATGCCAGACGTCAGCACGGACCTCAGGGTTTTCAATGATTTTGAAAGAAACCCGGAACTTCTCAAAAAATTCGACAAGGTGTTGGAGGCGTACTCTGCCGCTGCCATTTTTGCGGATGTGCAGTACCGAACAGGCGTGATGGACAGCGCCATCAAACCCGCCTTCCGCGCCAAGGTGACAGGCCAGGCCGTGACGGTTCAGCTTTCAAAAGGCGACCTGGTCGACCCATTGCGAGCGCTTGAAATGGGACAACCCGGGGACGTGATCGTTGTGGACGCGGGTGGAGATCGTCAAACGTCGGTCTGCGGCGGTTTGATGGGTGGTCTGGCCAAGAACCGTGGCATTCGCGGTATGATCGTCGATGGCACTGGGCGCGACACAGATGAGTTGGAAGACATCAACTGGCCAATCTGGACGCGCGCGATCACGCCGCGCGGAACGCACACGATGTTCTCGGAACGTAAAGAAGAACTTTCGATTAATGTGCCCATTGCCTGTGGGGGCGTCGTCGTAAACCCCGGAGATTTCATCGTAGCTGATCTTATGGGCGTCGTTGTGGTTCCACAGGAAATTGCCGAAGAAACCGTGCGCCTTGCTCAAGAGCAGGCTGACCGTGAAGAGGAAACCCGTAAATGGGTGGCCCAAGGCAAAACCGTTGAGGATCTGCTGAATGAATTCGGTCGCATCTGA